Genomic window (Sediminispirochaeta smaragdinae DSM 11293):
AGCATCAGCACTATATGTTCCTTTTTCTACATAGTTAGGGTCAATTCTAAGTATTTCGATATTCCTTTTATCAAATTCTTGAGAGATTACCTTCCCGATATTTAATGGATCATCAAGTTCTGGGAGGAAGAAAACCACATCTTTTTGTATCTGTTGACGAAAAGATGTGTCATAGGTGGCACAGCCAAACAGTAAAAACGTTAAGGATATGAACAATAGATATGCTCGTTTCAATTTTGTGCTCCATTTTTATTCTTATGACCAATTATAGATGAATTGAAGAGAAATTCAACTGTGCTTTTACGATTACATTTTTAAAGATCTTTGTTAATCTGGAAAATACAGGATTTTTCGCTACCCTGACCTACGCCTCTCTCTGGGCCCTATTCTGTTTTCTGGCTACATAGCCTTCAGCAAGTACTCTCATAGCCTCAAGTTCTGGCTCATCGAGCTCCTCAAGCAGATTGAAAAGATCGGCGTAACGGTGGGGAGGCTGCCAGGAGTCAGCTTCTTCACCCGTTACAAGATATTCAACAGTGGTATTGAGTGCTTTTGCAATTGCAGTGGCTTGCTCTACATTCGGTAGACGTCCCTTTGCCGTCCACCCTTTGAGGGTGTTGTAGCTAATGCCAGCTTTCCATGCTAACCATTCTTGAGTCTTCTTTTGATTTCGTAACTCTTCTTTTACTCGGTCAATGAAATCCATACTCTCTTTATCGGAAAAAATACTCCATTTGGATACCATTTTTCTTGACAAAGAATCCGTTCGGAGTAATAATAGCAATATGAAAGAATCCAAACGGATACCTGATGATCGTTATAAAGCATCTATCCCATTCAATACAGAAGAGAAAAGTAGGTTCATCTTTTTTCTAAAGGCAACCGGCAGGAAGGCTGGACCCTACCTAAAGGTAGAGATGATGAATCGCGTAAAGGAATGGGAAGCCATCCAGTCGGGAAAGACACAACTCGATATAAAACCATTCGAGTAAATGAGACAGAGCAGGATCGTGTAAGGAGAACATACGGGCTCATATACGAGGGAAGAGCGACGTTTCGGCCTACCCGGCCGGAACCTCAAATCGGTGATCTTTGACAGATAAGAGAAGGGATTTAGAGATAAGGATTTAGTGCTGTCCTGTATAGGGAAACCATTTGGAATGCTGATAAAGCAGCCTCTGACCAGGCCATTACCACTTGTGGGGTTCGAATCCCCGAGGACAGCAATCGGAGCGAAGCCTTGTTTGCATGCCGAAGCGCAATAGTGCAAATGTCGGGATTTAACTCGCCGGAGACGTAACCGGCACAATCTACTCCGTGAAAACGGGAAAGGAGGAAGGCGTGACAGACAAGACGAAGCGCATTATTGCCTATGCGCTGACTGCGATAGCCGCCGCAGTTTTGGCGTTTGCCGAGCTGTTTGGCTGGGACCTGCCGGACTGGGGAACAATCATGAACGTAATAGTCATCATTGCATCCCAGGTCTTCGGCATTGAGTGGATTCCACCCAAGCGGGCAAGCAATGGAACCGGCGGAAACGGTTAAAAATTTCAGATGAGATAACGGCTAAAAACAGGCAAACGAGACGCAATCGTTAACTGCGTTGGCGCCCGGGAAAATTAGATAGGGCTGACCGGGGGCAACCAGTGAGACCGCAAGTAGACGGGCATAATTGAGGCGGAAGCCGAGTGAATGATCAGGATGGCAACCTGATTGAAAAGCGTGTTATGTCGATAGCCTAAGCTCCGGGTCGCGCCGGACACTGGTTTTACCTTATTTCCGCAAGGAAGCAGTCTGGTCGTTACTGTACAAGTGGTTTGCCTTATTGGTTTAGCAAAGTGGAAACGACAAACCAGGTCTATAGACTGCCTTAACGGGTTAAGGTACCGGGCGCCGGGGAATCGTGGCGCTTTTAAGTGACCGGATGACCAACCATATACCTTTCCGATATGGCGGTAAACAGCACCTCCCCAAGGCGTAACGGTCGTCCGGTTTCTTAACTTCCCCGTATGGGGGAGAAAAACAATCCGTGATGCCGGAGAAATAATAGCATCTATATTTTCGCGGCTGTATGTCGGGATTCAAACAGGTTGGATCGGTAAACACCAATTTTCCTACCGGTCCAACACCTTTCAACCTTTTTCAAGGAGGACATGGTAATGGAATTGGAAGAAAAAGAAAGCTTGCAAGGTTTCATAGGAGTGAAAAGGATCAAAGCGCGATCAATGACCAGGCGTGGATACAACGGCTATCGCGGCTGGCAACTTCCTGCGGATGAAAACGGAGATGATGAAGGAATGCTTGTCGAGTATGTCGATGGCGGTAAATCCAATCATCCCGCACATGAAGGCTATATCAGCTGGTCACCTATCGATGTTTTCAATCATGCTTATCGGCCATGTGATGCCCTTACGTTTGGCTTTGCAATCGAAGCGGCAAAGGCCGGAGAGAAGATTGCCCGGAAAGGCTGGAATGGAAAAGGCATGTTTGTCTTCTACCAGAAGGGCTACCCGGAAGGAATACCGATCAACAAAAACACCGCGGAGGCAACAAGATTGCCGGAAGGAACCGTCTGCAAATTTCGGCCGTATCTCATGATGAAGACAGCACAAAACGACTTTGTGCCGTGGGTTGCATCGCAAACCGACATCTTAGCGGAGGACTGGGAGATTATCGAGCAGGGAGAACAGAAATGAGTATTGAAACAAAAGAAAAGGCCGCTCCAGGCAAGGATACGGCCAAGAATAACAACCACACCAATATTACCATGATTGGATTCAGGCAGCAAGAACTTCACGAGATCGAAAAAAGCCTTGAGGAGATGGACCACAAGATACAGGAGCTTTTCCGTTTCGGAACAGCCCATAACCGGGACATCTTCGCCATGAAGCTGGCTAATGAGGTACGGAGAATCAGAGATCAGTTGAACTCAGGGAGGCTGATGTGACCATCGAAAAGACAAGCCAGATCAAGGCGGGCGACAACCTTGTGATGGTGATCTACGGCAAAGGCGGTGTGGGAAAGACAACCTTCACCGCCACAGCTCCTAACGTGATCCTTCTCGACTTTGAGAACGGCACCAA
Coding sequences:
- a CDS encoding DUF2829 domain-containing protein, encoding MELEEKESLQGFIGVKRIKARSMTRRGYNGYRGWQLPADENGDDEGMLVEYVDGGKSNHPAHEGYISWSPIDVFNHAYRPCDALTFGFAIEAAKAGEKIARKGWNGKGMFVFYQKGYPEGIPINKNTAEATRLPEGTVCKFRPYLMMKTAQNDFVPWVASQTDILAEDWEIIEQGEQK
- a CDS encoding helix-turn-helix domain-containing protein, whose amino-acid sequence is MDFIDRVKEELRNQKKTQEWLAWKAGISYNTLKGWTAKGRLPNVEQATAIAKALNTTVEYLVTGEEADSWQPPHRYADLFNLLEELDEPELEAMRVLAEGYVARKQNRAQREA